The genomic window ATAGAATAACAGATTTTTTTGCAACACGACCACAAGTACAAGAACGATTAACTAGGCAAATCTTTGAAACTTTAAAGTATATTTTAGAGACAGAAGATGTAGCGGTAGTAATGGAAGCAAAACATAATTGTGTCAGAGCTCGTGGGATTAAAGATTATAATTCAACAACAATAACCTCAGCTATGGGAGGTGCATTTATGGATGATAGTGCATGTCGTAAAGAGTTTATGGATTTGGTTAGGAAATAGATATGAATGCAGTATTATCATTATCAGGAGGTTTAGATTCATCTACAGTATTGCTTGACCTTATAGATAAAGGTTACAATATAACATGTTTCACATTCAACTATGGTCAGAAACATTATCAAGAGATTCAAAAAGCTTGTAATCTTATTGAGTTTTTAAACTCAAAAGGGCATGAAATTTCTCATAAGGTTTTGGATATGTCTTTTATGCAGGATATTCTGTATTCTTCGCTTATAACAGGTAATTCAGAAGTGCCAGAAGGACGTTATGATGAAGCTAATATGCGTGATACAGTAGTGCCTAATCGTAACAAAGTCTTTGCCTCAATAATTCAAGCCGCTGCATTATCAATTTATGAAAAGACTAGAGTTAAAACAGTTATTGCTTTAGGTATTCATGCAGGAGACCATGCGGTATATCGAGATTGTACACCAGAGTTTAGGCAAAAGGATTATGATGCTTTTATTGAGGGTAATTATGATGCTGAAAATGTATCTTACTATACGCCATTTATAAATACCCCTAAAGATGAACTACTAGCTAAAGGTTTAGACATTTTAAATAAAATGGGTGTTGATTATAAAGATTATTATTATCATACGCTAACATCATATAAACCAATGGAAATAGATAGCGTAGTTTATAGTGATTATAAGTCAGCATCTTCTATCGAAAGGATAGAGTCTTTTGTGAAAAATAATGCTGTTGACCCAATTAAATATGCTGATGGACAAAAAGAAGTAAGCTGGGATTTCGTGAAAAAAGAAGTTTGTAAATAAATACTAATAGTTTTTAGTTACTCAATTCTTGGTCAATATACTTATCATTTTTAAGCCATAGATTGTTTAACCAGTTTTGAAATGTTTTTTTATCATTAGCATTATTAAAATAATCACCAAGAGGAACCTCTGCTATAGGGATAAAATCAACTTTGACTTTTATTTTCTTTGTTTTTCTTATCATGAAATCCCAAAGGGTTTGGTTAGGGTTCTCGTAGACAATAGTTGTATTTAGGATACCCGTCATTTTTCCTGATAAACTTTTGAGTATTACAGCTATTCCACCAGCTTTAGGTCTAAGTAGGTGAGAGTAATTACTCTTCTTAGCTTTTTGGTCTGTATAGCGTGTGCCTTCAACAAAATTTACAATTGTAGTAGGTCTATCAGACAGGCTTTGACAATATTCTTTTGTCATTTCAATATCTTTACCCTCTTTATCCGGATGTTTGGCGATATATTCCTTAGAGTATCTTTTCATTGCAGGAAATTCTAATGCCCAACATACAATGCCTATTAGTGGTACAAAAAACATCTGAAATTTCATGAAGAATTTTGGAAAAGCGATTTTTTTATGAAAAGCTAACATTAATATAAGAGTATCTAGCCAACTCTTATGATTACTAATAATTAAATATGAGTTTTTTCTTCTTAGTTCAGCATTTTGCTCAAACTCGATTTCAGTAGGTGAAAATAACTCTGTAACAAGTATTGCGAAGCTTACCCAAAAACTTGCTAACGCTTGTACAGCTGTTGTACAGTGGTACTTTACGCTCTTTATTGGAATGATGAGTTTTAAGACAGAAAAAAATATGACTGGTAGAAATACTATTGCTGAATTAATCAGCAAACATATAATTGAAAATAACCCATAATATGCGTATTTTAGAGCTTTTAGCATCTTTGTATAAGAAGTTTAATAAGATTCTACTACTATCTTAGCATATTGATAAGAGCACTAACAACACCATTAGTCCATCCAAAGCCATCTTGGACAATATATTCGCCTCCAGAAGCCTTAACTTCTAAATTGCAAATATCATATTTTTCGCGAATTTTACCTGTTTCACAATATTTTTTGTTGACAGTTTCTACAAAGTAAGAGGCAATTTTTTTAGCTAATTCATTATAGCCATAATTTTGAAGCCCAATGATTGTTTGCCATTGTAGTGGAGCCCAACCATTTGGAGAGTCCCATTGCTGAGATGTTTTATTAAGAGTAGTTATTAAACCGTGTTCAGTTAAAAAATCTCTTTCTACTATTTGAGCCACACCTTTAGCTTGCTCAGTTGTTGCAATGTTTAGAAATAGTGGTGTTACACCTGCTAAACTAACAATATTTGTTTGAGCATTAGTTTTCTTACTTACATCATAAAAGAAGTTTTTTTCTTGATTCCAAAATTTTGTTTGAATTATCTCTTTACGCAATAGGGCTAATTTGGAATATTTATCAGCTTTTGAGTTATTAGATATTTCTTTAAACCAAGTACTAAGAGAGTTTTCTAAGCCATATAAGTAACAGTTTAAATCAATTGGCAGTATATCGGTTGTTTGAATCGTATTAAAATTGTCAGTATCAGTAAACCATCTGCTACTAAAATCCCAACCTGATTCACAAGCTGCTCGAATGTTTCGGTAAAAGTCTTGCTTGTTAGCAATAGTTTGAGCATGTTCAATATCTTCTCGAAAAGATTCTGGCCTAGGAGTATCAAGTTCATCCCAATACCTATTTAGTCCATCAATATTTCTTTTTGTATTCATCCAGAAATTATATTCTTTTTCTAACGGTTCTAAATACTTTGAGATTGCAGATATTCCTAATTCTTTATAAAGTATTTCAACTATTAGATAAAAAAGAGGAGGCTGTGAGCGAGTTAGATAATACTTTCTATTAGCATTTGGAATAAAACCAATTTTATTTATTAAAAATGCAAAGTTATCAGCAATATTTTCAATAAGTTTTATTTGCCCATCGACCCTTAAACCTTCACATGTAAAGTAGCAATCCCAGTAATAAACTTCTCTAAACCTGCCTCCAGGTATTATATACGGTTTTGGCAATGGAATAAGAGAGCTAAGCTCATCATCTTTGTCAGAAGACAGAGATAAAAAGCTCCACATCTGTTTTATATAGTCTTCTAAAGACAGTTTTTCATTTTGGTTAAATGTTTTTTCTGCTACAGGAGGGTAGAAGTTTTCTTCGATAAAGTTTTTTAAATCAAAATCACTATTTTCTTTTAGCATTTTATAGTCTGCTAAAATTTCTTGAGGGTTTTTGTTGGGAGTCATATCCACAAAATATTTTGAATCATCAAAGCAAGGTTTTAGTTGAACAGCTTCAAATAACTCACCAGATAGTTGAATTAGGTTGTTTTCAATTTTCATATACTAGTCTTTTCCTCGTAATTTAGCATAAGGTGGTATTAATAATACCAGTAAAGCAATAGGTATTAATATGCAATAAAAAGCAGTTATCCCACCAAAATGAGCAAATATTTGACTAACGATTCTTGAGCCAATTGTTCCGCCTAGTGCTGAAGAAATTATAATTAATCCAGCCATAGCACTTTGCATATTTGTAGGTTGGCTACTTAAGATGCTTGAGCATAGCGTCGGATATATTGGGCCCATAAAAAACCCAACAAGAGGAAATAACAAGGCGATAAATATTCCTATTGATGAATCTTGAGTATTTGTTGGTACAAGTTTAGAAAGTTCAAGTGTGCAAACTATAAGGGTAGCACAGCTAACAAGACCTATAATTAAAACTTTT from Francisella adeliensis includes these protein-coding regions:
- a CDS encoding 7-cyano-7-deazaguanine synthase — protein: MNAVLSLSGGLDSSTVLLDLIDKGYNITCFTFNYGQKHYQEIQKACNLIEFLNSKGHEISHKVLDMSFMQDILYSSLITGNSEVPEGRYDEANMRDTVVPNRNKVFASIIQAAALSIYEKTRVKTVIALGIHAGDHAVYRDCTPEFRQKDYDAFIEGNYDAENVSYYTPFINTPKDELLAKGLDILNKMGVDYKDYYYHTLTSYKPMEIDSVVYSDYKSASSIERIESFVKNNAVDPIKYADGQKEVSWDFVKKEVCK
- a CDS encoding acetyltransferase — encoded protein: MLKALKYAYYGLFSIICLLINSAIVFLPVIFFSVLKLIIPIKSVKYHCTTAVQALASFWVSFAILVTELFSPTEIEFEQNAELRRKNSYLIISNHKSWLDTLILMLAFHKKIAFPKFFMKFQMFFVPLIGIVCWALEFPAMKRYSKEYIAKHPDKEGKDIEMTKEYCQSLSDRPTTIVNFVEGTRYTDQKAKKSNYSHLLRPKAGGIAVILKSLSGKMTGILNTTIVYENPNQTLWDFMIRKTKKIKVKVDFIPIAEVPLGDYFNNANDKKTFQNWLNNLWLKNDKYIDQELSN
- a CDS encoding trehalase family glycosidase, giving the protein MKIENNLIQLSGELFEAVQLKPCFDDSKYFVDMTPNKNPQEILADYKMLKENSDFDLKNFIEENFYPPVAEKTFNQNEKLSLEDYIKQMWSFLSLSSDKDDELSSLIPLPKPYIIPGGRFREVYYWDCYFTCEGLRVDGQIKLIENIADNFAFLINKIGFIPNANRKYYLTRSQPPLFYLIVEILYKELGISAISKYLEPLEKEYNFWMNTKRNIDGLNRYWDELDTPRPESFREDIEHAQTIANKQDFYRNIRAACESGWDFSSRWFTDTDNFNTIQTTDILPIDLNCYLYGLENSLSTWFKEISNNSKADKYSKLALLRKEIIQTKFWNQEKNFFYDVSKKTNAQTNIVSLAGVTPLFLNIATTEQAKGVAQIVERDFLTEHGLITTLNKTSQQWDSPNGWAPLQWQTIIGLQNYGYNELAKKIASYFVETVNKKYCETGKIREKYDICNLEVKASGGEYIVQDGFGWTNGVVSALINMLR